A stretch of the Gemmatirosa kalamazoonensis genome encodes the following:
- a CDS encoding TonB-dependent receptor domain-containing protein, producing the protein MRRTAPLALALLATVHVASAQQPSPPTARPGGAPGGAPGAMPAANGEVRGTVLEGEGSTPIARASITVRARRDSSLVAGAITTPQGAFRVQGLRNGAYLLRIAALGYAPRVMPFAITEAAPRAPIDTVKLTRVAVSLTAVNVTEERAAVAVEPDRTAYRAKDVAPAATNASDVLDAVPSVQVDADGKVSYRGNENVAIQINGRPSPIRGAQLASYLKTLPANVIEKVEVIPNPSAKYDPEGMAGILNIVLKQNVDLGLSGGVNVGAASEDRYNASANLGYQSGPWTTFTTIGVNADDRTVTGVNDRVRHGANIAAPITNQDLRGLNGNGGQNFTTTVDYKFNKRDVLSTAGTLSHRRSTDATTSTYEELNSTQALLDSYDRLRDSRSTGLYTDLSSAFKRTFDPKKKHELSAEVRYNRSHDEDDTGLWRQPLAQATRTENEIDETDAVQQQLVAQVDYTKTFDKRRKLETGAKSDSRWLDRDYGVRKDALGSGTWVRSDLSNALAFDEKVQAAYGVFSQGAGKFDLQAGLRAEYAARDFSLAAQPEHYPYHYTSLFPSGVVMYNASSATQLKASYSRRIRRPGTQELNPFPTFFDVQNVFIGNPKLNPEYTDAYEFGVTRNGKLGTLQLAPFYRRTTNVIRVDIDTDAEVDGRDVTTVSFKNLATSSSWGTDLNGSLRLGRKFNGFAGFNVFKMVTDGGSQSSLGSDAVTWMSRVNGTFNLTSKTTLQGSYMYRAPMKIERGRFAAMQMANVVLRQKIDGEKASVAIRVVDPFNTNKFRIQAGDDNLTQITARRPGVRGVFVSYQYNFGRPPRVRERPQDNQQGGAGFPSGS; encoded by the coding sequence ATGAGGCGCACCGCCCCCCTCGCGCTCGCGCTGCTCGCTACCGTGCACGTCGCGTCCGCGCAGCAACCGTCGCCCCCGACCGCTCGTCCCGGCGGCGCGCCTGGTGGCGCGCCCGGTGCGATGCCCGCCGCCAATGGCGAGGTGCGCGGCACCGTGCTCGAGGGCGAGGGCAGCACGCCCATCGCGCGCGCGAGCATCACCGTCCGCGCGCGGCGCGACTCGTCGCTCGTCGCCGGCGCCATCACCACGCCGCAGGGCGCGTTCCGCGTGCAGGGGCTGCGCAACGGCGCGTACCTGCTGCGCATCGCCGCACTGGGCTATGCCCCGCGCGTCATGCCGTTCGCGATCACCGAGGCCGCGCCGCGCGCGCCGATCGACACCGTCAAGCTCACGCGGGTCGCCGTCTCGCTCACCGCGGTCAACGTGACCGAGGAGCGCGCTGCCGTCGCCGTGGAGCCCGACCGCACCGCGTACCGCGCGAAGGACGTCGCGCCCGCCGCCACGAACGCGAGCGACGTGCTCGACGCCGTGCCGTCCGTGCAGGTCGACGCCGACGGCAAGGTGAGCTATCGCGGCAACGAGAACGTCGCCATCCAGATCAACGGCCGCCCGTCGCCGATCCGCGGCGCGCAGCTCGCGTCGTACCTGAAGACGCTGCCGGCGAACGTCATCGAGAAGGTCGAGGTCATCCCGAACCCGTCGGCGAAGTACGACCCCGAGGGGATGGCCGGGATCCTCAACATCGTGCTGAAGCAGAACGTCGACCTCGGGCTCTCCGGCGGCGTGAACGTCGGCGCGGCGAGCGAGGATCGCTACAACGCGTCCGCGAACCTCGGCTACCAGAGCGGACCGTGGACGACGTTCACGACGATCGGCGTGAACGCCGACGACCGCACCGTCACCGGCGTCAACGATCGCGTGCGTCACGGCGCGAACATCGCCGCGCCGATCACGAACCAGGATCTGCGCGGCCTGAACGGCAACGGCGGCCAGAACTTCACGACGACCGTCGACTACAAGTTCAACAAGCGCGACGTGCTGTCGACGGCGGGGACGCTGAGCCACCGGCGCTCGACCGACGCGACGACGAGCACCTACGAGGAGCTGAACTCCACGCAGGCGCTGCTCGACAGCTACGACCGGCTGCGCGACTCGCGCTCGACGGGCCTCTACACCGACCTCAGCTCGGCGTTCAAGCGCACGTTCGACCCGAAGAAGAAGCACGAGCTGTCGGCCGAGGTGCGCTACAACCGCAGCCACGACGAGGACGACACCGGCCTGTGGCGCCAGCCGCTCGCGCAGGCGACGCGCACCGAGAACGAGATCGACGAGACCGACGCCGTGCAGCAGCAGCTCGTCGCGCAGGTCGACTACACGAAGACGTTCGACAAGCGCCGCAAGCTCGAGACGGGCGCGAAGAGCGACAGCCGCTGGCTCGACCGCGACTACGGCGTGCGCAAGGACGCGTTGGGCAGCGGCACGTGGGTGCGCAGCGATCTCTCGAACGCGCTCGCGTTCGACGAGAAGGTCCAGGCGGCGTACGGCGTGTTCAGCCAGGGCGCCGGCAAGTTCGACCTGCAGGCGGGGCTTCGCGCGGAGTACGCGGCCCGCGACTTCTCGCTCGCCGCGCAGCCGGAGCACTACCCGTATCACTACACGAGCCTCTTCCCGAGCGGCGTCGTGATGTACAACGCGTCGTCCGCCACGCAGCTCAAGGCGAGCTACTCGCGCCGCATCCGCCGTCCCGGTACGCAGGAGCTGAACCCGTTCCCGACGTTCTTCGACGTGCAGAACGTGTTCATCGGCAACCCGAAGCTGAACCCCGAGTACACCGACGCGTACGAGTTCGGCGTCACGCGCAACGGCAAGCTCGGCACGCTGCAGCTCGCGCCGTTCTACCGGCGCACGACGAACGTCATCCGCGTCGACATCGACACCGACGCCGAAGTGGACGGGCGCGACGTGACGACGGTGTCGTTCAAGAACCTCGCGACGAGCAGCTCGTGGGGCACGGACCTCAACGGCTCGCTGCGGCTCGGCAGGAAGTTCAATGGCTTCGCCGGCTTCAACGTCTTCAAGATGGTGACCGACGGCGGCTCGCAGTCGAGCCTCGGCTCCGACGCGGTGACGTGGATGTCGCGCGTGAACGGCACGTTCAACCTCACGAGCAAGACGACGCTGCAGGGCAGCTACATGTATCGCGCGCCGATGAAGATCGAGCGCGGCCGCTTCGCCGCGATGCAGATGGCGAACGTCGTGCTGCGGCAGAAGATCGACGGCGAGAAGGCATCGGTGGCGATCCGCGTCGTCGACCCGTTCAACACGAACAAGTTCCGGATTCAGGCGGGCGACGACAACCTGACGCAGATCACGGCGCGCAGGCCGGGCGTGCGCGGCGTGTTCGTGAGCTACCAGTACAACTTCGGCCGTCCGCCGCGCGTGCGTGAGCGGCCGCAGGACAACCAGCAGGGCGGCGCCGGGTTCCCGTCGGGTAGCTGA
- a CDS encoding winged helix DNA-binding domain-containing protein: MTTLTVRDLNRATLARQMLLARERHAVPAAVERLGGLQAQLARPPFVALWVRLDGFTRDALLDAVRARAVVRATMMRATLHLVSADDFARLRPALQPMLTAAMRGVLRDRFMAENLGAVTAAARPLLAAEPRTFEVLRAELSRAFPEIDERALGYAVRMHLPLVQVPNDRSAWGWETGPAFALADDWLGTPVPSEPAPDAMRALVRRYLGAFGPATPADAGAWCGLRGLKATFDAMRDELAMFRDARGRELFDLPEAPRPGEDVDAPPRLLPEFDTLVLAHDDRSRVIADAHRARVVSKNLQVAATFLVDGVVAGTWKAARVRGEAVLTATPFASVSARVRRALEPEGDALLRFVEPDAKGYAVRFAAA; this comes from the coding sequence ATGACCACGCTCACCGTGCGCGACCTCAACCGCGCCACGCTCGCCCGCCAGATGCTGCTCGCCCGCGAGCGCCACGCCGTGCCCGCCGCCGTGGAGCGGCTCGGCGGCCTGCAGGCACAGCTCGCGCGGCCGCCGTTCGTCGCGCTGTGGGTGCGGCTCGACGGCTTCACGCGTGACGCGCTGCTCGACGCGGTACGCGCGCGCGCCGTGGTGCGCGCGACGATGATGCGGGCCACGCTGCACCTCGTGAGCGCGGACGACTTCGCGCGCCTGCGTCCCGCGCTGCAGCCGATGCTGACCGCGGCGATGCGCGGCGTGCTGCGCGACCGGTTCATGGCCGAGAACCTCGGCGCGGTGACCGCGGCGGCGCGTCCACTGCTGGCCGCGGAGCCGCGCACGTTCGAGGTGCTGCGCGCGGAGCTGTCGCGCGCGTTCCCCGAGATCGACGAGCGCGCGCTCGGCTACGCGGTGCGCATGCACCTGCCGCTCGTGCAGGTGCCGAACGATCGGTCGGCGTGGGGGTGGGAGACGGGGCCCGCGTTCGCGCTCGCCGACGACTGGTTAGGCACCCCCGTGCCGAGCGAGCCCGCACCCGACGCGATGCGTGCGCTCGTGCGGCGCTATCTCGGCGCGTTCGGCCCCGCGACGCCGGCGGATGCGGGCGCGTGGTGCGGCCTGCGCGGGCTGAAGGCGACGTTCGACGCGATGCGCGACGAGCTGGCGATGTTCCGCGACGCGCGCGGGCGCGAACTGTTCGATCTGCCCGAGGCGCCGCGTCCCGGCGAGGACGTCGACGCGCCGCCCCGCCTCCTTCCCGAGTTCGACACGCTGGTGCTCGCGCACGACGATCGGTCGCGCGTGATCGCCGACGCGCACCGTGCGCGTGTCGTATCGAAGAACCTGCAGGTCGCGGCGACGTTCCTCGTCGACGGCGTGGTGGCGGGAACGTGGAAGGCGGCGCGCGTGCGCGGCGAGGCGGTGCTCACCGCGACGCCGTTCGCGTCGGTGAGCGCGCGCGTGCGGCGCGCGCTGGAGCCCGAAGGCGACGCGCTGCTGCGCTTCGTCGAGCCGGACGCGAAAGGCTACGCGGTGCGCTTCGCGGCCGCCTAA
- the ligD gene encoding DNA ligase D, which produces MTADGNEQTPTSDHLSRYRAKRSADTTPEPMGSVSPVLGRLFVVHKHAARQLHFDLRLEMDGVLRSWAVPKGPSYDMNDRRLAVKVEDHPIEYGDFEGIIPAGNYGAGGIIVWDRGEWVPLEDWREGLEKGKLLFELRGHKLHGKWTLVKIKKSDRDWLFIKERDAWVRTPGDDFPETSVLSGLTVEEVKAGKSPTGRVRAALMEAGAPATRVDPRAVEVMLAEPADEAFTRAGWLFEPKLDGYRLLAAKTRGDVLLLTRNGNDYTNVFPEIARAVRAIPCHECIVDGEVVVLDPRGMPNFALMQRRGQLTSPLDIRRMAVELPATYYAFDLLAFEEFDVRPLPLVRRKALLAELVPSLGVLRSVDHHEREGERFLQHASAIGLEGMIAKRADAPYRGGRTDAWLKIKSARTGDFAIVGFTAPNGGRRHFGALQLADMVGGRLVYAGRVGTGFDDAQLARLGAMLQPVIRSDAPCDGPVAAPGAEPAAAIPETGTTTWVDPVHVCEVRYAEWTPDGLLRHASFLRMRTDKHPRDCDRQRWPAHEPEPVPMTVAVDVADAADAVEESEAAPVAPEPPRPVEKTFAFSNLSKRYWPAEGYTKGDLVEYYRAIAPRMLPYLSDRPVVLTRFPDGIEGKSFYQKDAPEFTPPWVRTIPIWSEESQREIRYFVCNDVETLLYLANMASIPLHIWASRVGSLEQTDWCVIDLDPKEAPFSDVVRTALVLREICESIGLPSYVKTTGKTGLHILVPLGRQCTYAQSRMLGELLARVVLARVRDIATITRHVTKRGDKVYLDYLQNRHGQTIVAPFSVRPLPGATVSMPLRWEEVNASLDPKAFTIRTALDRMDRLGVDPMLDVLAESPDLQLVLQRLAQVLAADAR; this is translated from the coding sequence ATGACCGCCGACGGCAACGAGCAGACACCCACGTCCGATCATCTCAGTCGGTACCGCGCCAAGCGGTCGGCCGACACGACCCCCGAGCCGATGGGGAGCGTGTCGCCGGTGCTCGGCCGGCTGTTCGTCGTGCACAAGCACGCCGCGCGACAGCTGCACTTCGATCTGCGGCTCGAGATGGACGGCGTGCTCCGCTCGTGGGCCGTGCCGAAGGGACCGTCGTACGACATGAACGACCGGCGGCTCGCCGTGAAGGTCGAGGACCACCCGATCGAGTACGGCGACTTCGAGGGGATCATCCCCGCCGGCAACTACGGCGCCGGCGGGATCATCGTGTGGGACCGCGGCGAGTGGGTGCCGCTGGAGGATTGGCGGGAGGGGCTCGAGAAGGGGAAGCTGCTGTTCGAGCTCCGTGGCCACAAACTGCACGGCAAGTGGACTCTGGTAAAGATCAAGAAGAGCGATCGCGACTGGCTCTTCATCAAGGAGCGCGACGCGTGGGTCCGCACCCCGGGCGACGACTTCCCCGAGACGTCGGTGCTGTCGGGACTGACGGTCGAGGAAGTGAAAGCAGGCAAGAGTCCGACGGGGCGCGTGCGCGCCGCGCTCATGGAGGCCGGCGCGCCCGCGACGCGCGTCGATCCGCGTGCCGTCGAGGTGATGCTGGCCGAGCCCGCGGACGAGGCGTTCACGCGCGCCGGCTGGCTGTTCGAGCCGAAGCTCGACGGCTATCGACTGCTCGCCGCGAAGACGCGCGGCGACGTGCTGCTGCTCACGCGTAACGGCAACGACTACACGAACGTGTTTCCCGAGATCGCGCGTGCCGTGCGCGCGATCCCGTGCCACGAGTGCATCGTCGACGGCGAGGTCGTCGTGCTCGACCCGCGCGGAATGCCGAACTTCGCGCTCATGCAGCGGCGCGGCCAGCTCACGTCGCCGCTCGACATCCGGCGCATGGCCGTGGAGCTGCCGGCGACGTACTACGCGTTCGACCTGCTCGCGTTCGAGGAGTTCGACGTCCGGCCGCTGCCGCTCGTGCGGCGCAAGGCGCTGCTCGCCGAGCTGGTGCCCTCGTTAGGCGTGCTGCGCTCGGTGGACCACCACGAGCGCGAGGGCGAGCGGTTCCTGCAGCACGCCTCGGCGATCGGGCTCGAGGGGATGATCGCGAAGCGGGCCGACGCGCCGTACCGCGGCGGGCGCACCGACGCGTGGCTCAAGATCAAGTCGGCGCGCACCGGCGACTTCGCGATCGTCGGCTTCACCGCGCCTAACGGCGGGCGGCGGCACTTCGGCGCGCTGCAGCTCGCGGACATGGTCGGTGGGCGGCTCGTCTACGCGGGCCGCGTGGGCACGGGCTTCGACGACGCGCAGCTCGCGCGACTCGGCGCGATGCTGCAGCCCGTCATCCGCAGCGACGCGCCGTGCGACGGGCCCGTCGCCGCGCCGGGCGCGGAGCCCGCTGCCGCGATCCCCGAGACGGGGACGACGACGTGGGTGGATCCGGTGCACGTGTGCGAGGTGCGCTACGCCGAGTGGACGCCGGACGGTCTGCTGCGGCACGCGTCGTTCCTGCGCATGCGCACCGACAAGCACCCACGCGACTGCGATCGGCAGCGGTGGCCCGCGCACGAGCCCGAGCCGGTTCCGATGACCGTCGCCGTCGATGTCGCCGACGCCGCGGACGCCGTCGAGGAAAGCGAGGCGGCCCCCGTCGCGCCAGAGCCGCCGCGGCCCGTCGAGAAGACGTTCGCGTTCTCCAACCTGTCCAAGCGCTACTGGCCGGCGGAGGGATACACGAAGGGCGACCTCGTGGAGTACTACCGCGCGATCGCGCCGCGCATGCTGCCGTACCTCAGCGATCGTCCCGTGGTGCTCACGCGCTTCCCCGACGGCATCGAGGGGAAGTCGTTCTATCAGAAGGATGCGCCGGAGTTCACGCCGCCGTGGGTGCGCACGATCCCGATCTGGAGCGAGGAGTCGCAGCGCGAGATCCGCTACTTCGTGTGCAACGACGTGGAGACGCTGCTCTACCTCGCGAACATGGCGTCCATCCCGCTGCACATCTGGGCGAGCCGCGTCGGGTCGCTGGAGCAGACGGACTGGTGCGTGATCGACCTCGACCCGAAGGAGGCGCCGTTCTCCGACGTCGTGCGCACGGCGCTCGTGCTGCGCGAGATCTGCGAGTCGATCGGGCTGCCGAGCTACGTGAAGACGACCGGCAAGACCGGGCTGCACATCCTCGTGCCGCTGGGCCGCCAGTGCACGTACGCGCAGTCGCGCATGCTCGGCGAGCTGCTGGCGCGCGTCGTGCTCGCGCGCGTGCGCGACATCGCGACGATCACGCGGCACGTGACGAAGCGCGGCGACAAGGTCTACCTCGACTACTTGCAGAACCGGCACGGCCAGACGATCGTCGCACCGTTCAGCGTGCGGCCGCTCCCCGGCGCGACGGTGTCGATGCCGCTGCGCTGGGAGGAGGTGAACGCGTCGCTCGACCCGAAGGCGTTCACGATCCGCACGGCGCTCGACCGCATGGACCGACTCGGCGTTGACCCGATGCTCGACGTGCTCGCCGAATCACCCGACCTGCAGCTCGTGCTGCAGCGGCTCGCGCAGGTGCTCGCCGCGGACGCCCGTTAG
- a CDS encoding Ku protein, with protein MPARAIGTATISFGLVSVPVNLYSSSESRTSVSFNMLHKNCGSRLKQQYVCPKDNNEVVGRDQTVKGYEFAKEQYVVFTTEELKAIEEKATGAIDVVEFVPLAQVDREYLEKVYYLGPDKGGERAYRLLAAALHDTGRAALGQYAARGQQHLVLLRPLNGVLVMEQLHYADEVRSITEVPIPDGEVKAQELALAKMLIAQGSNDAFEPQKYKDTVRERVMDAIQRKIEGQDITSDVTPDGGGKIIDLMEALKASLAAPGEMKSQELRAS; from the coding sequence ATGCCCGCTCGCGCCATCGGCACCGCTACCATCTCCTTCGGGCTCGTTTCGGTTCCGGTCAATCTCTACTCGTCGAGCGAGTCGCGCACGAGCGTGTCGTTCAACATGCTGCACAAGAACTGTGGCTCGCGACTGAAGCAGCAGTACGTCTGCCCGAAGGACAACAACGAAGTGGTGGGACGCGACCAGACCGTCAAGGGGTACGAGTTCGCGAAGGAGCAGTACGTGGTGTTCACCACCGAGGAGCTGAAGGCGATCGAGGAGAAGGCGACCGGCGCGATCGACGTCGTGGAGTTCGTGCCGCTCGCGCAAGTCGACCGCGAGTATCTCGAGAAGGTCTACTACCTCGGGCCCGACAAGGGCGGCGAGCGCGCGTACCGACTGCTCGCGGCGGCGCTGCACGACACGGGACGCGCGGCGCTCGGCCAGTACGCGGCGCGCGGTCAGCAGCATCTCGTGCTCCTGCGGCCGCTGAACGGCGTGCTCGTGATGGAGCAGCTCCACTACGCCGACGAGGTGCGGTCGATCACCGAGGTGCCGATTCCCGACGGCGAGGTGAAGGCGCAGGAGCTCGCGCTCGCGAAGATGCTCATCGCGCAGGGATCGAACGACGCGTTCGAGCCGCAGAAATACAAGGACACGGTGCGCGAGCGCGTGATGGACGCGATCCAGCGCAAGATCGAGGGCCAGGACATCACGTCCGACGTGACGCCCGACGGCGGCGGCAAGATCATCGACCTCATGGAAGCGCTGAAGGCGAGCCTCGCCGCGCCCGGCGAGATGAAGTCGCAGGAGCTGCGCGCGTCGTGA
- a CDS encoding DUF72 domain-containing protein yields MTILAGTSGYAFEEWKGPFYPPTLHADELLPFYAGRFPTVEINNSFYRLPKTQVLLDWAAQVPESFRFAIKASQRITHFARLKPDCAEALGFLLKNTAALGDKLGAILFQLPPNMKRDDERLRAFLALLPAGRRYTIEFRHESWFDETVFGALREHDVALCAIEQADFAAPVVGTASWGYVRLHRLDYDDAALGAWAERIAAEGWSDAYVYFKHDEGAGSGPPAVEAFDRAVSGLP; encoded by the coding sequence GTGACGATCCTCGCCGGCACGAGCGGCTACGCGTTCGAGGAGTGGAAGGGACCCTTCTACCCGCCGACGCTGCACGCGGACGAGCTGCTCCCGTTCTACGCCGGCCGCTTCCCGACGGTCGAGATCAACAATTCGTTCTACCGGCTGCCGAAGACGCAGGTGCTGCTCGACTGGGCGGCACAGGTGCCGGAGTCGTTCCGCTTCGCGATCAAGGCGAGCCAGCGCATCACCCACTTCGCCCGGCTCAAGCCGGACTGCGCCGAGGCGCTCGGCTTCCTGCTCAAGAACACCGCGGCGTTAGGCGACAAGCTCGGCGCGATCCTGTTCCAGCTCCCGCCGAACATGAAGCGCGACGACGAGCGGCTCCGCGCGTTCCTCGCGCTGCTGCCGGCGGGCCGGCGCTACACGATCGAGTTCCGGCACGAGAGCTGGTTCGACGAGACCGTGTTCGGCGCGCTCCGCGAGCACGACGTCGCGCTGTGCGCAATCGAGCAGGCGGACTTCGCGGCGCCGGTCGTCGGCACCGCGTCGTGGGGCTACGTGCGACTGCACCGGCTCGACTACGACGACGCGGCGTTGGGCGCGTGGGCCGAGCGCATCGCGGCCGAGGGCTGGTCCGACGCGTACGTGTACTTCAAGCACGACGAGGGCGCGGGGTCAGGGCCGCCGGCGGTCGAGGCGTTCGATCGCGCCGTCTCGGGACTCCCATGA
- a CDS encoding ABC transporter permease — MKIPLIYNLRSVKQRPVSTALTALGIGLVVAVFVAMLALANGFIAALATTGSTDNVLLLRRGADSELSSGIPREAISIIAASPHVATAADGRPLISPETYIVLNLKRPGGDEYTVANVVARGVSDKAFEVRRSIKIVEGRRFASGQSEVCVGAKLKGRFENVNVGDVLRFSNRDWKVVCRFTADGSSFESEIWGENEQFQNVFRYNSFQDVAFRLKDPGGFAEAQRAFLADQRLQVDAHRESEFYASQSELLGNILRFLAIMITSIMAVGAVFGAVNTMYAAVSSRTPEIAVLLTLGFHPRSVLASFLAESAVIAFIGGVVGCLLALPINGVVTSTTNWASFSDVAFAFRVTPGLLGAGVGFAVAMGVIGGFFPARRASKLPVIQALR; from the coding sequence GTGAAGATCCCGCTGATCTACAACCTGCGCAGCGTGAAGCAGCGGCCCGTCTCCACGGCGCTCACCGCGCTCGGCATCGGGCTCGTCGTCGCGGTGTTCGTCGCCATGCTCGCGCTGGCGAACGGCTTCATCGCCGCGCTCGCGACGACCGGCTCGACGGACAACGTGCTGCTGCTGCGGCGCGGCGCCGACAGCGAGCTGTCGAGCGGCATCCCGCGCGAAGCGATCTCCATCATCGCCGCGTCGCCGCACGTCGCGACCGCGGCCGACGGCCGACCGCTCATCAGCCCGGAGACGTACATCGTCCTGAACCTGAAGCGCCCCGGCGGGGACGAGTACACGGTGGCGAACGTCGTCGCGCGCGGCGTCTCCGACAAGGCGTTCGAGGTGCGGCGCAGCATCAAGATCGTCGAGGGGCGCCGCTTCGCGTCGGGGCAGAGCGAGGTGTGCGTCGGCGCGAAGCTCAAGGGCCGCTTCGAGAACGTGAACGTCGGCGACGTGCTGCGCTTCTCGAACCGCGACTGGAAGGTCGTCTGCCGCTTCACCGCCGACGGCTCCAGCTTCGAGTCGGAGATCTGGGGGGAGAACGAGCAGTTCCAGAACGTGTTCCGCTACAACTCGTTCCAGGACGTCGCGTTCCGCCTGAAGGATCCCGGCGGCTTCGCCGAGGCGCAGCGCGCGTTCCTCGCCGACCAGCGGCTGCAGGTGGACGCGCACCGCGAGTCGGAGTTCTACGCGAGCCAGTCGGAGCTGCTCGGCAACATCCTCCGCTTCCTCGCGATCATGATCACGAGCATCATGGCGGTGGGCGCGGTGTTCGGCGCGGTGAACACGATGTACGCCGCGGTGAGCTCGCGCACGCCGGAGATCGCGGTGCTGCTCACGTTGGGCTTCCACCCGCGCAGCGTGCTCGCGAGCTTCCTCGCCGAGTCGGCGGTGATCGCGTTCATCGGCGGCGTGGTGGGATGTCTGCTCGCGCTGCCGATCAACGGCGTGGTCACGAGCACCACGAACTGGGCGAGCTTCAGCGACGTCGCGTTCGCGTTCCGCGTCACCCCCGGGCTGCTCGGCGCCGGCGTCGGGTTCGCGGTGGCGATGGGCGTGATCGGCGGCTTCTTCCCGGCGCGGCGCGCGTCGAAGCTGCCGGTGATCCAGGCGCTGCGCTGA
- a CDS encoding ABC transporter permease, which produces MKFLPLVLANLKRHKLRTVLTTFSVALALFLFASLRTVVTTLNSGSQVMSASRLIVQNSTAFVIPLPMSYAARLKNVPHVQEVTWANWFGGKYGDGKKFFAQFAVDPESYLKMYPEIQVADDQKQAFLKERSAALIGEGLVRAFGWKVGDNVTIQGTIFPGDWTFTIRGIYHPTLKEYGDDSFMFHYDYMYEKYPDRVTPGWYILKIDDPNAAPAVIRTIDDGFRNSAAPTKTGTEKAFAAGFASMWGNVKLLMSTIGMAVVFAILLVTANAMMMNQRERRAEVAVMKTVGFSDRRVFGLVIVEAAVISLVGAVLGLGGAVLLPAATGFGNGGFLPGFHVTPGTLAVGATVALLLTVASGIFPAWQAAKLPVVQALRRVE; this is translated from the coding sequence ATGAAGTTCCTCCCGCTCGTTCTCGCGAACCTGAAGCGGCACAAGCTGCGCACCGTGCTCACGACGTTCAGCGTGGCGCTCGCGCTGTTCCTGTTCGCGTCGCTGCGCACGGTCGTCACGACGCTGAACTCGGGATCGCAGGTGATGAGCGCGTCGCGGCTCATCGTGCAGAACTCCACCGCGTTCGTCATCCCGTTGCCCATGAGCTACGCGGCGCGGCTCAAGAACGTGCCGCACGTGCAGGAGGTGACGTGGGCGAACTGGTTCGGCGGCAAGTACGGCGACGGCAAGAAGTTCTTCGCGCAGTTCGCCGTCGATCCCGAGTCGTACCTGAAGATGTACCCCGAGATCCAGGTCGCCGACGATCAGAAGCAGGCCTTCCTGAAGGAGCGCTCGGCGGCGCTCATCGGCGAGGGGCTGGTGCGCGCGTTCGGGTGGAAGGTGGGCGACAACGTCACCATCCAGGGGACGATCTTCCCCGGCGACTGGACGTTCACCATCCGCGGCATCTATCACCCGACGCTGAAGGAGTACGGCGACGACTCGTTCATGTTCCACTACGACTACATGTACGAGAAGTACCCGGACCGCGTGACGCCGGGCTGGTACATCCTGAAGATCGACGATCCGAACGCCGCGCCCGCCGTGATCCGCACGATCGACGACGGCTTCCGCAACTCCGCCGCGCCGACGAAGACGGGTACCGAGAAGGCGTTCGCGGCGGGGTTCGCGAGCATGTGGGGCAACGTCAAGCTGCTCATGAGCACCATCGGCATGGCGGTGGTGTTCGCGATCCTGCTCGTCACCGCGAACGCGATGATGATGAACCAGCGCGAGCGGCGCGCGGAGGTGGCAGTGATGAAGACCGTCGGCTTCTCCGACCGACGCGTGTTCGGGCTCGTGATCGTCGAGGCGGCGGTGATCTCGCTCGTCGGCGCGGTGCTGGGGCTCGGCGGCGCGGTGCTGCTGCCGGCAGCGACGGGGTTCGGCAACGGCGGCTTCCTGCCGGGCTTCCACGTCACGCCGGGCACGCTCGCGGTGGGCGCGACGGTGGCGCTGCTGCTCACCGTGGCGAGCGGCATCTTCCCCGCGTGGCAGGCCGCGAAGCTTCCCGTGGTGCAGGCGCTCCGGAGGGTCGAGTGA
- a CDS encoding ABC transporter ATP-binding protein, translating into MALVEIRDVYKSFKREAQTVDVYSGLTIDFEEGSYTALMGPSGSGKSTLLNLVAGLDKPTRGSVRVAGAEVSAMSAAQLASWRARTIGFVFQSYNLLPVLTARQNVELPLLLTKLGKKDRAERTAIALGVVGLGDRMDHYPRQLSGGQEQRVAIARAIVADPTLILLDEPTGQLDARSSEEVLELLRRLNEEFHKTIMMVTHDAKAAGSAKRVLHLEKGDLLERGVAATHALPEARREAVAL; encoded by the coding sequence ATGGCGCTGGTCGAGATCCGAGACGTCTACAAGTCGTTCAAGCGCGAGGCGCAGACCGTCGACGTGTACAGCGGGCTCACGATCGACTTCGAGGAAGGGAGCTACACGGCGCTCATGGGCCCGTCCGGCTCCGGCAAGTCGACGCTCCTCAACCTCGTCGCGGGACTCGACAAGCCCACGCGCGGCAGCGTGCGCGTCGCGGGCGCCGAAGTGAGCGCGATGTCGGCGGCGCAGCTCGCGAGCTGGCGCGCGCGCACGATCGGCTTCGTGTTCCAGTCGTACAACCTCCTCCCGGTGCTCACCGCGCGGCAGAACGTGGAGCTGCCGCTGTTGCTCACGAAGCTCGGCAAGAAGGATCGCGCCGAGCGCACCGCGATCGCGTTGGGCGTCGTGGGGCTCGGTGACCGCATGGACCACTACCCGCGGCAGCTCTCCGGCGGACAGGAGCAGCGCGTGGCGATCGCGCGCGCCATCGTCGCCGACCCCACGCTCATCCTGCTCGACGAGCCGACCGGACAGCTCGACGCGCGCAGCTCCGAGGAAGTGCTCGAGCTGCTGCGGCGGCTGAACGAGGAGTTCCACAAGACGATCATGATGGTGACGCACGACGCGAAGGCGGCGGGGAGCGCCAAGCGCGTGCTGCACCTCGAGAAGGGCGACCTGCTCGAGCGCGGCGTCGCGGCGACGCACGCGCTTCCCGAGGCGCGGCGGGAGGCGGTGGCGCTATGA